The Pochonia chlamydosporia 170 chromosome 1, whole genome shotgun sequence genome window below encodes:
- a CDS encoding zinc finger-like protein (similar to Beauveria bassiana ARSEF 2860 XP_008602755.1): MGDSLHLDDHRPAKRIKLSTPSELHHHREAEESSQHQPRHSPPPPQLQPPEVCQSHPYSYQQLQAQQPSSHPVSQQLPHSSKEHAASVPSSGRAMASLDGPDNSPGPNNPWPTDSVFDPSWRWPLSASNCPPPSSHVLHLGASRDNLETGHVFASPQQPPVSGPSSFDPTSLPTSSAVSSTSQLDFTTLSPSDSFYSSQPAQFEAVFPTSVSRSPVTYDSVPPSIPEVTSSGHQPPERSVAHRNDVLRSPFRDCIGTFGLHKSQFFSRPADGRVNGYIKFSWPKESRGKQTPTERTPSISDAPRVIEIDDSTETSDEFASQSSMSVIGPSPAPLRGAEDSIEFTVDVSSFFSQPVTFSSMSHTPVGFTPSPVLSNAPTEVASMGAPKLLPAQYGYEAKMDDTDRRFWMFYIRNWCPGRSVLEDTNLWLKDFAQMHKSLGVRSAIQSLAGIYIYDYLPLDSIRKRVNQRFSDAEDRLTQLLNDPATARDESLANELITIAVILSMQDIVLTERRLKKPFSPRWLQGFRQGEQFLQSTDHGSRFWKASNVQASSLRISQSIIVGRAVILAQPMSSLPPPDKFNAQEEASRFGWLLYGTEKDMYQIHGGCGFSKKLLHTLGQITYCAARLQQEPESAIVPMTADYLHTDLLNMRQWSSESKSWEVAKSGPPVIKWVRSQADNYEIHTNAWMTDVTAEAWRFAAILYLQCRVFRLPRNHPEVVSKLDDLARCITIMPTSGSHFTAQAPLFPVFLLGLLATVPRHKAVSSTWFNEVLQTPVRSSVPPLHKALQHIWSWIDREIPVALPPNLEIDLPIHSRQPWWELLVTRVQDQEQEVLCLT, from the exons ATGGGTGACTCGTTGCACTTGGACGACCACCGCCCCGCAAAGCGCATCAAGTTGTCAACACCATCAGagcttcatcaccatcgcgAAGCCGAGGAgtcttctcaacatcaaccgCGGCattcgccgccgccgccgcaactACAACCACCAGAAGTCTGCCAGTCGCATCCTTACTCGTACCAACAGCTACAGGCACAGCAGCCTTCATCGCATCCTGTGTCCCAGCAGTTGCCTCACAGCTCGAAGGAGCATGCTGCTTCTGTCCCCTCATCAGGTAGAGCTATGGCGAGTTTAGACGGGCCAGACAACTCGCCCGGGCCAAATAACCCTTGGCCAACTGACTCCGTGTTCGACCCGTCATGGAGGTGGCCACTGTCGGCTTCGAACTGCCCCCCTCCTTCATCCCATGTGCTACATCTTGGTGCTTCAAGAGACAACTTGGAAACCGGGCATGTCTTTGCCTCGCCACAGCAACCACCAGTGTCGGGACCATCAAGTTTTGACCCTACATCGCTACCCACTTCTTCAG CCGTATCTTCGACGTCGCAGCTCGACTTCACGACGTTGAGTCCCTCGGACTCCTTCTATTCCTCCCAACCAGCGCAGTTTGAGGCAGTCTTTCCAACTTCTGTGTCACGATCTCCTGTTACATACGATAGCGTGCCACCCTCCATACCAGAAGTCACAAGTAGTGGGCACCAACCGCCTGAGAGAAGTGTGGCACACAGAAATGACGTGCTTCGTAGCCCCTTTCGAGATTGTATTGGCACATTTGGACTGCATAAGTCGCAGTTCTTCAGCCGTCCAGCTGATGGCAGAGTCAACGGCTACATCAAGTTTTCCTGGCCAAAGGAAAGCCGCGGGAAGCAAACTCCAACAGAGCGTACGCCGTCCATTTCGGACGCCCCAAGAGTGATTGAAATCGATGATTCCACCGAGACGAGTGACGAGTTTGCTTCACAATCTTCGATGTCCGTGATTGGCCCCTCGCCAGCACCGTTGAGAGGTGCAGAGGACTCTATCGAATTTACTGTGGATGtatccagcttcttcagccaacCTGTGACGTTTAGTTCCATGTCTCATACACCGGTTGGGTTTACCCCGTCTCCTGTTCTCTCGAATGCGCCTACTGAGGTTGCTTCTATGGGCGCTCCGAAGCTGTTACCCGCCCAGTATGGCTACGAGGCCAAGATGGATGATACTGACCGACGGTTTTGGATGTTCT ATATTCGAAACTGGTGTCCTGGTCGCAGCGTTTTGGAAGACACAAACCTGTGGTTGAAGGATTTCGCGCAAATGCACAAAAGCCTGGGTGTGCGATCGGCCATTCAGAGTCTAGCCGGTATTTACATTTACGATTATTTGCCACTAGATTCTATTCGCAAGAGAGTCAACCAGCGATTTTCTGATGCCGAAGATCGACTTACTCAATTGCTAAATGATCCCGCGACTGCCCGAGATGAATCTCTAGCAAATGAACTCATCACCATTGCCGTGATTCTTTCTATGCAAGAT ATCGTCTTGACCGAACGCCGCCTTAAAAAGCCATTTTCACCCCGGTGGCTTCAAGGCTTTCGCCAAGGAGAACAATTCCTTCAATCGACTGACCATGGCTCGAGGTTCTGGAAAGCCTCCAATGTTCAAGCATCATCATTGCGAATCTCACAGTCCATTATTGTTGGTCGAGCCGTCATTTTGGCACAACCTATGTCCTCTTTACCCCCACCAGACAAGTTCAATGCCCAGGAAGAGGCATCTCGATTTGGCTGGCTCCTCTACGGCACAGAGAAAGACATGTATCAAATTCACGGTGGTTGTGGATTTTCCAAGAAGTTGCTTCATACCTTGGGCCAGATAACCTACTGTGCAGCACGGCTACAGCAAGAACCAGAGAGCGCTATTGTGCCGATGACAGCAGATTATCTGCACACGGATCTGCTCAACATGAGACAATGGAGTTCCGAGTCAAAGAGCTGGGAGGTTGCAAAATCTGGACCTCCGGTGATTAAATGGGTGCGATCTCAAGCAGATAATTATGAAATCCACACGAATGCATGGATGACGGATGTGACCGCTGAAGCTTGGCGCTTTGCGGCCATTCTCTATCTTCAATGTCGCGTGTTTCG ATTGCCGAGAAACCACCCTGAGGTGGTATCCAAGCTTGATGATCTTGCGAgatgcatcaccatcatgccCACATCGGGATCTCATTTTACTGCCCAGGCACCACTCTTCCCTGTGTTTTTACTAGGGCTACTGGCAACTGTTCCTAGGCATAAAGCCGTTTCCAGTACATGGTTCAATGAGGTTTTGCAAACCCCAGTACGAAGC AGCGTTCCCCCATTACATAAAGCACTCCAGCATATTTGGAGTTGGATTGACAGAGAGATTCCCGTGGCCTTGCCACCGAATCTCGAAATAGATCTGCCTATTCATTCTCGACAGCCATGGTGGGAACTCCTGGTCACCCGAGTCcaggaccaagaacaagaggTGCTCTGTTTGACTTGA